acacagccactgttacaatcacagacacagacacaaccacagccacagacactgacacagccacaatcacacacacagccacagacactgccacaaccacagacacagtcacaatcacagacacagccacaatcacagacacagtcacaaccacagacactgacacaaccacagacacatacagccacaattacaatcacagacacagacacaaccacagacacagacacagccacacacacagccgcaaccacagacacaaccacagacacagccacaatcacagacacagacacagacacaaccacagccacaatcacagacacagtctaacacccacacacaccgacacacacacacacacacacacacacaccgacacacacacacacacacacacacctacacgcatgcacacacacacacacgcacgcacacacacacacaccgacacacacacacacacacacacacacacacacagtaagccATCCCTCCACCGTGCACAAACACTCGCTGCATTCTAAGATGGCCGCTCAGTCAGgctctctgttgctctctcactctgttgCAGCGAGGAGGTGTGCATCCTGTCAGCCTCGGGCACCGCGGCAGTGCTCAACCCCAGGTCCATGCAGGAGGGCGGCCTGGACGGCTACAGTGACCCCAGCAGGTTGTCCCGGCAGCCGGCCGCCTTTTCCGCAGGGTCAGAGAAGGGCGAGTTTGATATTTTCCCTCAGAGCAAGGATATTTCTGCCCCACTAGGGTAGGTCGCAGGGCGCGCGCCTCAGCACACGGGGTTGAAACGTGACGAAACTGTGCTAATATGGCTTTATGGTGTGCTTTCACTGTGCTGTTTGCCCCCCATACACCCCACATACCCCCCATACTCCCCATACCCCCTTCCTCCTGGATGTCTCCAGGCTGTTTTTGGGGCGTGACTTTTCTGACTAACCAAATGCATTGCTGTTTTAATCGTTTGGAATTGGATGtgctaatgtgtggttatatttTGATCCCtggcaaaataaaacacatttataaaaggtgtggcagaaatgtaaaaaaaaatgtacctttttgtttaatttctgtcACTAATTATACCAGTTTACCAAAAGTACAGCAAAAGTTTCAGGACAGTAAATATACCTAGTTTCTCCCAGGAACATAATGTGCATCCTAAATGATTTTCCCAGTTGGCACACGTCAATTTTCACTCGGGACACGCTTGTAAAATGGGAGCACTACTGGAGCCATGTCAGGGTCTGTTTTTGAGATGACAGGGTTTAAACGGGGAATAAAAGTCCCGTCGGAAGCGCATTAACGCACCCTGACGTTATAAAGAGGGATGGCGGTATTAAGGTTGATGCTTAAAAAAGCGCAGCGTTTTCCCCCCGGATTGAAGCAGAGTCCTGCTCTTGTCCTGCCTGTTTGGGCGCTGCAGGCTGGAGGACCCCTCGCCCCCCAGCTGCGGGTTCTGCCACATCCCGTACGACGAGCTCAACATGCCCTTCCCCGCGCAGCTGACCTACTGCTACAGCTGCCGCCGGCAGAAGGTTCCGGACGTGCTCTTCACCACCATCGACGTGCCCGCGGAGGCCGCTGTGACGGGGAAGGGCTGCCTCATCCACGCCAGGTAACAGCACCCCTAAATATCCACGCCAGGTAACGCACCCCTAAATATCCAGGCCAGGTAACGCACCCTAAATATCCACGCCAGGTAACGCACCCCTAAATATCCACGCCAGGTAACGCACCCCTAAATATCCACGCCAGGTAACGCACCCCTAAATATCCACGCCAGGTAACGCACCCTAAATATCCACGCCAGGTAACGCACCCCTAAATATCCACGCCAGGTAACGCACCCCTAAATATCCACGCCAGGTAACGAACCCCTAAATATCCACGCCAGGTAACACACCCTAAATATCCACGCCAGGTAACGCACCCCTAAATATCCACGCCATGTAACGCACCCCTAAATATCCACGCCAGGTAACGCACCCCTAAATATCCACGCCAGGTAACGCACCCCTAAATATCCACGCCAGGTAACAGCACCCCTAAATATCCACGCCAGGTAACGCACCCCTAAATATACACGCCAGGTAACGCACCCTAAATATCCACGCCAGGTAACGCACCCCTAAATATCCACGCCAGGTAACAGCACCCCTAAATATCCACGTCAGGTAACGCACCCCTAAATATCCACGCCAGGTAACGCACCCTAAATATCCACGCCAGGTAACGCACCCCTAAATATCCACGTCAGGTAACGCACCCCTAAATATCCAGGCCAGGTAACGCACCCTAAATATCCACGCCAGGTAACGCACCCCTAAATATCCACGCCAGGTAACGCACCCCTAAATATCCACGCCAGGTAACGCACCCCTAAATATCCACGCCAGGTAACGCACCCCTAAATATCCACGCCAGGTAACGCACCCCTAAATATCCACGCCAGGTAACAGCACCCCTAAATATCCACGCCAGGTAACGCACCCCTAAATATACACGCCAGGTAACGCACCCTAAATATCCACGCCAGGTAACGCACCCCTAAATATCCACGCCAGGTAACAGCACCCCTAAATATCCACGTCAGGTAACGCACCCCTAAATATCCACGCCAGGTAACGCACCCTGAATATCCACGCCAGGTAACGCACCCCTAAATATCCACGCCAGGTAACGCACCCCTAAATATCCACGCCAGGTAACGCACCCCTAAATATCCACGCCAGGTAACGCACCCCTAAATATCCACGCCAGGTAACGCACCCCTAAATATCCACGCCAGGTAACGCACCCCTAAATATCCACGCCAGGTAACAGCACCCCTAAATATCCACGCCAGGTAACGCACCCCTAAATATCCACGCCAGGTAACGCACCCTAAATATCCACGTCAGGTAACGCACCCCTAAATATCCACGCCAGGTAACGCACCCTAAATATCCACGCCAGGTAACGCACCCCTAAATATCCACGTCAGGTAACGCACCCCTAAATATCCACGCCAGGTAACGCACCCTAAATATCCACGCCAGGTAACGCACCCCTAAATATCCACGCCAGGTAACGCACCCCTAAATATCCACGCCAGGTAACGCACCCCTAAATATCCACGCCAGGTAACGCACCCCTAAATATCCACGCCAGGTAACGCACCCCTAAATATCCACGCCAGGTAACGCACCCCTAAATATCCACGCCAGGTAACAGCACCCCTAAATATCCACGCCAGGTAACGCACCCCTAAATATCCACACCAGGTAACGCACCCTAAATATCCACGTCAGGTAACGCACCCCTAAATATCCACGCCAGGTAACGCACCCTAAATATCCACGCCAGGTAACGCACCCCTAAATATCCACGTCAGGTAACGCACCCCTAAATATCCACGCCAGGTAACGCACCCTAAATATCCACGCCAGGTAACGCACCCCTAAATATCCACGCCAGGTAACGCACCCCTAAATATCCACGCCAGGTAACGCACCCTAAATATCCACGCCAGGTAACGCACCCCTAAATATCCACGCCAGGTAACGCACCCCTAAATACCCACGCCAGGTAACACACCCCTAAATATCCACGCCAGGTAACGCACCCCTAAATATCCACGCCAGGTAACGCACCCTAAATATCCACGCCAGGTAACATACCCTAAATATCCACGCCAGGTAACACACCCCTAAATATCCACGCCAGGTAACGCACCCCTAAATATCCACGCCATGTAACGCACCCCTAAATATCCACGCCAGGTAACGCACCCCTAAATATCCACGCCAGGTAACGCACCCCTAAATATACACGCCATGTAACGCACCCCTAACACCCCTTTCTGTGGTCCAGGGTCCCTGATCCAGTCTTTCTCTTGCGTttataaataaatcacattgATAGCATCTCAGTTTCTCCATCCTTTTCGGATTACAATCATATTGAAcgtatttctttttatttttagtccATTTTTATTGAACCAGTAAGACCTTATGTGCTTTGGATGTTtccgctcctcttcctccccctcctcctcctccttctcctccttctcctcctcttcctccctcccccacctccccttggccctcctcctcttcctccctcccccacctccccttgcccctcctcctgctcctcctcctcttcctccctccaccacctcctcctcctcccctgcccccccctcccccacctcctcctcctcctccccccgctCCTCCAGGCTGTGCCGGCTgaagaagaaggcgcagggggaGGTGAACGCCACGGCCATCAGTAACCTGCTGCCCTTCATGGAGTACGAGCTGCACACGCAGCTGATGAACAAGCTGAAGCTGCGGGGCATGAACGCGCTCTTCGGCCTGCGCATCCAGATCAGCGTGGGGGAGAACATGCTGGTGGGGCTGGCGGTGAGAGGCCGGGGGTCAGGGGGTCActgcggggtcaggggtcactgcggggtcaggggtcactgCGGAGTCAGGGGGTCACTGCGGGGGTTAAACTTTTTCAAAATATTAGTTCTCCTACAGTGCCGTCGCCTGTGAGTGTGTAGCGACAAACGACCCTCGCTCGACCCGTAGTAGTCGTGACAACTGCTGCCAAACGTGTTTGCCTTTTGTCAAATCGAATCGGGTTAGTTTGTGTCGTGGTTTTTGCGGAATACCACCTCAAGGTGCTTTGCAGAGtagcagaaaaagacaaaacaacaaaaacaaaacagtgcaaAAAGGCCTAAACCCTCAAATGacaagcacatgaggtaaaaaataaataaaaaatccccaATGTGTAAGAATCTCAGCAGAAACCTGGCTCTCAGGGGGAGCCCTCCCGCCACTGGCTGGCCTGCTGGTGCAGTTGAACACGTACGTTTTGAGGTctgaaaccattacattacattacattaagggcatttggcagacgctcttatccagagcgacgtacaacaaagtgcatacccataaccagggaaaaaTCATGCTGATGAAGGGAATCTCGAGTGTCTAATTGAAgatctgttttttttgggggggggtctccTCAGTCTGCCACAGGGGTATACCTGACAGCCCTGCCCACCCCGGGAGGGATACAGGTGGCCGGTAAAACCCCCAGTGACATCACGGGCGAGCAGCACATCTCCAACATGCAGAAGAAGATTAACGACACCATCGCCAAGTACAGGGAGCTCTATGAGATCAACCCGCCGGTGAGTGTGCGGCTGGACTTGGGCTTGGGgggtgggatgggatgggatgggtgAGGTTGGGGTTAGTGTTTGTTTAGGGGGTGGGCACAGATGGGTTTGGGGAGGGTGTGGGAatgggggttagggtgggggtacaggtgggggtgggggtgtgggagagGTTGGGAATAGGTGGGTGGGTTTAGGGTAGGGATGGGGTTTTTTGAGTGGGAGTTAGGGTCTGGGTTTGGGTAGGGGTGTGATGTTAGGGTAGGGGTGTGGGTTTAGGGTTGGGGTGTGGGTTTAGGGTTGGGGTGTGGGTAACCCCTGGCAATGGGCACTGTTGTAGCAGCAGGCGCTTCTCTGCTCCAGCACAGGCGGTTCCTCACCGGGGGAGACTTTCTGATTTATTCAGAATGCCAGCGTTTCTGCTCTCATTCAACATCATCCGCTGCCTTCATCATTGTTTAGAAATGCGAAAATAAAATGCCCTACTTATTTGTCATGCCGTTGAATATTCGAATTGGTGTAAGCTAagcattttgttgtattttggtttttgttttttttgttttttggggggggcggggggaggttATTTTGAGGTTATTTTACTgttgtaaatatgttttcttgttttaattCATGAAGAAATTATTTGCGCTGGATCCCGAGGCCTTCACAGGCATTCCTACGGTACATGTGCAGCATGAAAACAACCTTCACACAGAGCATGTCACAGTCTTGCACAAATGACTCCTAATGAGGTCTTAATATGTGATTATCTGATGCCATTAACAGTAAATGGGAATAGCAGTGGTAGGTCTTCACTAATAATCTGGTGGCAGTTAATTATGGGaaagtaagaaaataaataagcgTTAAACCGCCAACATATATTCCATTAACATTGAAGCTGTTTGATTTTTGACCTTTCATCTGGGTGTCCCACAGAGCACAGTTGGGGTGTTGATATTTTGTGACTTGCGgaacatttctgtaaaatgaGATATGACATTCTTGGATAAACCCACTGATAAACCATTGCACATAAAAGGAATGTTTGTGATGATTAACCTTgcagtgttttttaatgatttgtatttttgaattttgaattaatTATTCACTGCCCTGCTGACACCTACCACCTCTGCTCTCCCAAACACGCCTCACgtcacaaccccccacccccacccctgtaCTGTCAGACTCTGTGTTGACTTCCCTGCCCATCCCTGGACTGGCTCTCTGACCTTCATTCCCCTTCTGTTTCGAGTTCCAACTGGATGAGCGATCGCCGTGAAGGGCCTTCTTTCCTCCTGTACTGTCAGACTCTGCGTTGACTTCCACCCATCCCTGTACTGTCAGACTCTGTGTTGACTTCCACCCATCCCTGTACTGTCAGATTCTGTGTTGACTTTCCCCTTCTGTTTCGAGTTCCAACTGGATGAGCGATCGCCATGAAGGGCCTCCTGGTTTTCCCATAGTCGCTTGATCACAAACCTGGGGCCGTTTCTCTGAttctttctctccgtctccctctccctctgcctctgcctctgcctctgcctctctctctctctctctctctcactctcacttccccccatccccccgtaCTGTCAGACTCAGTGTTGACTTCCCTGCCCATCCCTGTACTGTCAGACTCTGTGTTGACTTCCCCCGCCCATCCCTGTACTGTAAGACTCTGTGTTGACTTCCCCCGCACATCCCCGTACTGTCAGACTCTGTGTTGGGGTTGAGCCTGAgcggccgccattttggctctgacgGGGTGCGCTtgtttcctttcctcccatgacaggaggtggtggaggaggtgaTCGGCTCGCCCATCCCGGAGCCGCGGCAGCGCACCCGGCTCTTCCGGTCGCACTCGGAGAGCTCCGACGAGGCCTCGGAGCTCGACCTCTCGCACGGGAAGAAGGACGCCTTCGTGCTGGAGGTGGGTGCGGCCTGTCGGCACGGAGACGGTGCCTGCGGGGGGAGCGGAAGGGTCAGTAGTCGGAGGGGTTGCCgatttgatcccgccctgggtgtgtcgaagtgtccctgagcaagacgcctaacccctaaatgctcctgacgagctggtcggtgccttgcagggcagccaatcgccgtcggtgtgtgagtgtgtgtgtatgaatgggtgaatgagaaacatcaattgtacagcgctttggatataaatgcagacatatACCATGAAGCGTTTAAAGacctgtgaggtgtgtgtttttagTGAGGGCGATCGCCCGTTTCTCGTTCTCGTAGATTGACGACACGGACGCGGTGGAGGACATCCAGAGTCTCCTCACGGACGCAGCCACGCCCGCAGGTACGCCCTCCTGTGCAGGTACCGCTCCGGAACagtcacctggagcaatgccacAGCTCACTGGCGTCAACACGCCGTTTACCCCCGTTTACCCCTGTCCCCaaactcctctcctctcctcctctgttctgTCAGACCCCTGCAGTCTGGCTGAACCAGGTGTGTCAGCTTCCCAGCCTAGCTacaggtgttggtgtgtgtgagcctaCCAGTCCAGTATATCTTAAATTCTCAGCAGGCTTTTGCTGAGGTAGACACAACAGATCGGTTGTTTCTTATCTCTTATCGCCCTTGGTAATGTTAAAGTTTAAACAGTCAGGCATATCCGAAGCTTCAGAAATTCCCCCAGCAATGCGCTTGTGCAACTGTCACAtctccttgctctctctccatctcaaatCTCGTTACATAATTCCACAACACAACTCTGCTCTACACCACACGCCATCGCTTCTTTGGCAGCCCGCCAAACGCACAGCctcgcccctctccccccccacctcatgcccctctcccccctccgaCACGTCCCGGCTCTCTGACCTTCATTCCCCTTCTGTTTCGAGTTGAACTGGATGAGCGATCGCCGTGAAGCACCTCCTCTTTTTCCCATAGTCGCTCGGTCATGAACCTGGGGCCGTTtctctgattctctctctctctctctccctctccctctccctctcactctcattctctctctctccctccccctccctctccctccctctccctctccctctccctctcactctttctctctctctctctctctctccctctccctctttctctctctctctctctctctctccctgtaggTTTTTACAGTTGCAATACAGAGACCATGCCTGGGATATACAACTGGACGTCAGGTTTACAGGTGAGGACACTTTCCTCAGAATGGGACAAAGAGGTAGTGGGGTTTATATGAGTCACCTGTACTCGGGGTTTACAGGTGAGGACACTTTCCTCAGGTAGAAAGAGGTAGTGGGGTTTATATGAGTCGCCTGTACTCGGGTTTACAGGTGAGGACACTTTCCTCAGGTAGAAAGAGGTAGTGGGGTTTATATGAGTCCCCTGTACTCGGGTTTACAGGTGAGGACACTTTCCTCAGGTAGAAAGAGGTAGTGGGGTTTATATGAGTCGCCTGTACTCGGGTTTACAGGTGAGGACACTTTCCTCAGGTAGAAAGAGGTAGTGGGATTTATATGAGTCGCCTGTACTCGGGTTTACAGGTGAGGACACTTTCCTCAGGTAGAAAGAGGTAGTGGGGTTTATATGAGTCACCTGTACTCGGGTTTACAGGTGAGGACACTTTCCTCAGGTAGAAAGAGGTAGTGGGGTTTATATGAGTCGCCTGTACTCGGGTTTACAGTTGAGGACACTTTCCTCAGGTAGAAAGAGGTAGTGGGATTTATATGAGTCGCCTGTACTCGGGTTTACAGGTGAGGACACTTTCCTCAGGTAGAAAGAGGTAGTGGGGTTTATATGAGACACCTGTACTCGGGTTTACAGGTGAGGACACTTTCCTCAGGTAGAAAGAGGTAGTGGGGTTTATATGAGACACCTGTACTCGGGTTTACAGGTGAGGCCGAGTGCTTATCCTCGCACGCTCACCAGGCACGGCGcttatatgaaaaataaataaagattccGATAATCAAATAAGCCtgagtccttatctttgttctactgttagcagttgaaattgtacttccctctagggtctttcagcgctcttatccctggttatgggtaatgcactttgcactttgttgtacgtcgctctggataagatgccaaatgccattcatgttatgttatgttatgttatgtaatgtaatgttatacgTGATGCCGCATTACCAAGGGGGTACCCCTCCAAATTCCACTTCTGTCCCTGAATCGGTCTAGcctttaataaaaacacaatactgTAGAAATGAGAATGGAGCGTACGATTTCATAATCTACTTCTATCAAACACACGTACTTTAACAAGCAGATAGGCCAACCCTGACAAGCGATACCTCATTATGTAGCTCTGATCTTCTAGtatcacattaaatattaaataaaaataaaaaattagatCTGCGCTAAGGTACGCCGTTTCACTGCGTTGCATCACATATGGAGTCATGCTATTTTTTACACGGCCATTTTAACTGCCTGTTAGTTCATTATGTCTGTGTTATGTCCAGCAGCTGGGAGTGAGGGttgatggctgtgtgtgtgttttttccagATGTTTACCTCGGTGAGAGTGTTCAGGTTGAACAACGCCAATCTGACCAATCAAGGACTCAACAAGATCTTTAACGACCTGTGTGAGAACCTGCTCAAGGTGCGTCTCCTGGtgactcactacacacacacacacacacacacctacccacacacacacacacctactcacacacacacacacctactcacacacacacacacctactcacacacacatccacacacccacacctacacacacacacacacacacacccacacacctacacatccacacacccacacctacaaacacacacacacacacacacacccacacctacacacacacacacccacacacctacacacacacacacacctacacacacacacacccacacacccacacctacacacacacacacccacacacctacacacacacacacacacacctacacacacacacacacccacacacctacacacacctacacacacacacacccacacacccacacctacacacacacacacccacacacctacacacccccacacacacacacccacacctacacacacacacacacacacacacacctacacacacacacacccacacacacacacacacccccacacacacacacacacccacacacacacccacacacctacacacccccacacacacacacccacacctacacacacacacacacacacactcctacacacacacacacccacacacacacacacacccccacacacacacacacacctgcacacgtgTAATTGTATGTTTTGCCGTTTCAGAGTTTGTACTTTAAGCTCCGCTCCATGGCCCCGTGCTGTCTCTGCCATCTCAACTTCACTGTGGCGGTGCCTGAGGACGAGCTCATTCAGGtgcgtgacctctgaccccagagCCTATGTTTCCCTGCACCTGCCACTCCGCTACCCAGACTATCGAGGTTTCGTAGCACCCCGAGGTGGTCTTGGGGCTCTTGTCTGAGGTCCGTTCTGGCCTCCCGGGTCCAGGCGCTTGTGGAGCTTTAGCGCCGGTCGGTTTCCGTAGCGACCGCGGGTGCTGGGTCATGTGACGCTTCCTCTGACCGACACATACATTCTGCCCTCCTCAGGTGGCCGTCACTGCTGTTGCCATGACGATCGACAAAGACCAGACCCAAGAAAACTGGAAACTCGGTGCCGACAAAACCCACATGAAAGGTGAGGCGATCCTGCGTCCCCCCCCTTAAACGCTACAAGAGTCGGTACTGTAGTCGTACAAGCTGATTTTTCCGTCCTTTCTAACTCTCC
This DNA window, taken from Conger conger unplaced genomic scaffold, fConCon1.1 SCAFFOLD_185, whole genome shotgun sequence, encodes the following:
- the LOC133121192 gene encoding C2 domain-containing protein 5-like, translated to MQEGGLDGYSDPSRLSRQPAAFSAGSEKGEFDIFPQSKDISAPLGLEDPSPPSCGFCHIPYDELNMPFPAQLTYCYSCRRQKVPDVLFTTIDVPAEAAVTGKGCLIHARLCRLKKKAQGEVNATAISNLLPFMEYELHTQLMNKLKLRGMNALFGLRIQISVGENMLVGLASATGVYLTALPTPGGIQVAGKTPSDITGEQHISNMQKKINDTIAKYRELYEINPPKLFALDPEAFTGIPTEVVEEVIGSPIPEPRQRTRLFRSHSESSDEASELDLSHGKKDAFVLEIDDTDAVEDIQSLLTDAATPAGFYSCNTETMPGIYNWTSGLQMFTSVRVFRLNNANLTNQGLNKIFNDLCENLLKSLYFKLRSMAPCCLCHLNFTVAVPEDELIQVAVTAVAMTIDKDQTQENWKLGADKTHMKAIAENEDQLQFPLELCADSPSTHPLSSSRGLQESANAHTTPRASSLEKASPLPEGRSRSLRSTRSYPTRHRRDDPRTCPFIPGTRSSTEVFAMVRAHVAALGGNAVVSYSMKECVFMENPNKNQ